One part of the Nocardioides zeae genome encodes these proteins:
- a CDS encoding RidA family protein, with product MTHPEERLAALGLAVPEVAKPVAAYVPAVRSGAHVFTSGQLPMRGGELMVTGKVGGEVDPEEARACAQQCALNALAAVKAELGDLALVKRIVKVVVFVASTPDFTGQPQVANGASELFGQVFGDAGVHARSAVGVPVLPLDSPVEVEIVVEV from the coding sequence ATGACGCATCCCGAGGAGCGGCTCGCCGCCCTGGGTCTCGCGGTGCCCGAGGTCGCCAAGCCGGTGGCGGCCTACGTGCCGGCGGTTCGCAGCGGCGCCCACGTCTTCACCTCGGGGCAGCTGCCCATGCGGGGTGGCGAGCTCATGGTCACCGGCAAGGTCGGCGGGGAGGTGGATCCCGAGGAGGCCCGTGCGTGCGCCCAGCAGTGCGCGCTCAACGCGCTCGCCGCGGTGAAGGCGGAGCTCGGTGACCTGGCGCTCGTGAAGCGCATCGTCAAGGTCGTCGTGTTCGTCGCCTCGACGCCCGACTTCACCGGGCAGCCGCAGGTCGCCAACGGCGCGTCCGAGCTGTTCGGCCAGGTCTTCGGCGACGCCGGCGTCCACGCCCGGTCCGCCGTCGGCGTGCCGGTGCTGCCCCTCGACTCGCCCGTCGAGGTCGAGATCGTCGTCGAGGTCTGA
- a CDS encoding NUDIX hydrolase has protein sequence MRIPLPPVPLDPEVVTRAHEYAAGHRTPAEPRDAATVVLLREGRGDVPGPEVYLLRRQTSMAFAAGMAVFPGGGVDPRDFDAELSRDAWAGPSPADWAVRLGVDEHLALALVCAAVRETFEESGVLLAGPSTDEVVADTTGDDWEADRVALESRELAFTAFLARRGLVVRTDLLGLWDAWTTPVFEPRRFRTWFFVAALPEGQRTRDVSRESSSVVWLPAATAVAQAEADELAMMPPTYLTCLDVAAQDGPAAALAEAATREVAMFTPTVEPLDDERWTMSMPDRMRPVVAARRGAS, from the coding sequence GTGCGCATCCCGCTCCCGCCCGTCCCGCTGGACCCCGAGGTGGTGACGCGTGCGCACGAGTACGCCGCGGGCCACCGCACCCCGGCCGAGCCGCGTGACGCGGCGACGGTCGTGCTCCTGCGGGAGGGGAGGGGCGACGTACCGGGGCCGGAGGTCTACCTCCTGCGGCGCCAGACGTCGATGGCCTTCGCCGCGGGCATGGCCGTCTTCCCCGGCGGGGGCGTCGACCCCCGCGACTTCGACGCCGAGCTGTCCCGCGACGCCTGGGCGGGTCCGTCCCCGGCGGACTGGGCCGTGCGGCTCGGGGTCGACGAGCACCTCGCGCTGGCGCTCGTCTGCGCCGCTGTGCGGGAGACCTTCGAGGAGTCCGGCGTGCTGCTGGCCGGGCCCTCCACCGACGAGGTCGTCGCCGACACGACCGGTGACGACTGGGAGGCCGACCGCGTCGCGCTCGAGTCGCGGGAGCTGGCGTTCACGGCGTTCCTCGCCCGCCGCGGGCTCGTCGTGCGCACCGACCTGCTGGGGCTGTGGGACGCGTGGACGACGCCGGTCTTCGAGCCGCGCCGGTTCCGCACGTGGTTCTTCGTCGCCGCGCTGCCCGAGGGCCAGCGCACCCGCGACGTCTCGCGCGAGTCGTCCTCCGTGGTCTGGCTGCCCGCGGCCACGGCCGTCGCGCAGGCCGAGGCCGACGAGCTGGCGATGATGCCGCCGACCTACCTGACGTGCCTCGACGTCGCCGCGCAGGACGGCCCGGCCGCCGCGCTCGCGGAGGCCGCGACGCGGGAGGTCGCCATGTTCACGCCGACCGTCGAGCCGCTCGACGACGAGCGGTGGACGATGTCGATGCCCGACCGCATGCGGCCCGTCGTCGCCGCGCGGCGGGGCGCGTCGTGA
- a CDS encoding MBL fold metallo-hydrolase — translation MTDWTGGAFGERARCVLAPNAGPMTLDGTNTWVLREPGGSRSVVIDPGPTDPGHLDAIVEAADGRVGAVLLTHHHHDHAEAAKAFAERVGCGVRALDPAYRLGAEGLGDGDVVEVDGLELHVVGTPGHTADSLSFVLPAERAVLTGDTVLGRGTTVVAHPDGSLGAYLDSLDRLHALAEREEARVVWPGHGPVIEDALAALDHYIAHRRDRLAQVEAAATTLEPGPADTLPRRVVETVYADVDPVLWGAAELSVRAQLAYLGRLG, via the coding sequence GTGACGGACTGGACCGGCGGTGCCTTCGGCGAGCGTGCCCGCTGCGTGCTCGCGCCCAACGCGGGCCCGATGACCCTCGACGGCACCAACACGTGGGTGCTGCGCGAGCCGGGCGGCAGCCGCTCCGTGGTCATCGACCCGGGGCCGACGGACCCCGGTCACCTCGACGCGATCGTCGAGGCCGCCGACGGGCGCGTCGGCGCCGTCCTCCTCACCCACCACCACCACGACCACGCGGAGGCGGCGAAGGCGTTCGCCGAGCGGGTCGGCTGCGGCGTGCGGGCCCTCGACCCGGCGTACCGGCTCGGTGCGGAGGGCCTGGGCGACGGCGACGTCGTCGAGGTGGACGGCCTGGAGCTGCACGTCGTCGGTACGCCGGGGCACACGGCCGACTCGCTGTCGTTCGTGCTGCCCGCGGAGCGGGCGGTGCTGACGGGCGACACGGTGCTCGGGCGCGGCACGACGGTGGTCGCGCACCCCGACGGCTCGCTGGGGGCCTACCTCGACTCGCTCGACCGGCTGCACGCCCTGGCCGAGCGCGAGGAGGCACGGGTCGTCTGGCCGGGCCACGGGCCGGTCATCGAGGACGCGCTCGCCGCGCTCGACCACTACATCGCCCACCGCCGCGACCGGCTCGCTCAGGTGGAGGCCGCCGCCACGACGCTCGAGCCGGGACCGGCCGACACGCTGCCGCGGCGGGTCGTCGAGACGGTGTACGCCGATGTCGACCCCGTGCTCTGGGGAGCCGCCGAGCTCAGCGTCCGGGCCCAGCTGGCCTACCTCGGCCGCCTGGGCTGA
- a CDS encoding Crp/Fnr family transcriptional regulator, protein MDIDVLRQAPLFSALDDDSIESLVASLAETRLRRGEVLFHEGDSGDKLYVVLEGKVKLGRTSADGRENLLAILGPGQMFGELSLFDPGPRSATVTAVTESTFASLSHEDLQLWLEGRPVVARGLLSQLAARLRKANDVVADLVFSDVPGRVAKALIDLADRFGRTADDGVHVHHDLTQEELAQLVGASRETVNKALADFTSRGWLRLEPRSVVIMDIERLSRRAR, encoded by the coding sequence GTGGACATCGACGTTCTGCGTCAGGCGCCGCTGTTCAGCGCGCTCGACGACGACTCGATCGAATCGCTGGTGGCGTCGCTGGCCGAGACCCGGCTGCGTCGCGGCGAGGTGCTGTTCCACGAGGGCGACTCCGGCGACAAGCTCTACGTCGTGCTCGAGGGCAAGGTGAAGCTCGGCCGCACGTCGGCCGACGGCCGCGAGAACCTGCTGGCCATCCTCGGCCCCGGCCAGATGTTCGGCGAGCTCTCGCTCTTCGACCCGGGCCCGCGCTCCGCCACCGTCACCGCGGTGACCGAGTCGACCTTCGCGTCGCTCTCCCACGAGGACCTGCAGCTCTGGCTCGAGGGCCGCCCGGTCGTCGCCCGGGGCCTGCTCTCGCAGCTCGCGGCGCGGCTCCGCAAGGCCAACGACGTCGTCGCCGACCTGGTGTTCTCCGACGTGCCCGGCCGTGTGGCCAAGGCGCTCATCGACCTGGCCGACCGCTTCGGCCGCACGGCCGACGACGGCGTCCACGTCCACCACGACCTCACGCAGGAGGAGCTCGCCCAGCTCGTCGGCGCCTCCCGCGAGACCGTCAACAAGGCGCTGGCCGACTTCACCTCGCGCGGCTGGCTCCGCCTCGAGCCCCGCTCCGTCGTCATCATGGACATCGAGCGCCTCTCGCGCCGCGCGCGCTGA
- the nth gene encoding endonuclease III — MPDVALVRRARKVNRVLAETYPDARCELDFDDAFQLLVVTVLSAQTTDKRVNGVRPTLFAAYPDPAAMAGADRAHLEQIVGPLGFFRAKTDALLRLSQALVEKHDGQVPARLDDLVQLPGVGRKTANVVLGNAFGIPGITVDTHFGRLARRLGWTELTDPVKVEHEIGALFPKRDWTMLSHHLIWHGRRRCHAKRPACGACPVARWCPSFGVEGPTDPIEALKLVRTEGRA, encoded by the coding sequence GTGCCCGACGTCGCCCTGGTCCGTCGCGCCCGGAAGGTCAACCGGGTGCTCGCGGAGACCTACCCCGACGCGCGCTGCGAGCTCGACTTCGACGACGCGTTCCAGCTGCTCGTGGTGACCGTGCTGTCCGCGCAGACGACGGACAAGCGGGTCAACGGGGTGCGTCCCACCCTGTTCGCGGCCTACCCCGACCCGGCGGCCATGGCCGGCGCCGACCGCGCCCACCTCGAGCAGATCGTCGGCCCGCTCGGCTTCTTCCGCGCCAAGACCGACGCGCTGCTGCGGCTCTCGCAGGCGCTGGTCGAGAAGCACGACGGGCAGGTGCCGGCCCGGCTCGACGACCTCGTCCAGCTGCCCGGCGTCGGCCGCAAGACCGCCAACGTCGTGCTGGGCAACGCGTTCGGCATCCCCGGCATCACCGTCGACACCCACTTCGGTCGGCTCGCTCGGCGCCTCGGCTGGACCGAGCTCACCGACCCGGTGAAGGTCGAGCACGAGATCGGCGCGCTCTTCCCGAAGCGCGACTGGACGATGCTGTCGCACCACCTCATCTGGCACGGCCGCCGTCGCTGCCACGCCAAGCGGCCCGCGTGCGGCGCCTGCCCGGTGGCGCGCTGGTGCCCCTCCTTCGGGGTCGAGGGCCCGACCGACCCGATCGAGGCGCTCAAGCTCGTGCGCACCGAGGGGCGGGCATGA
- a CDS encoding TlpA family protein disulfide reductase, protein MRSGRRRTSRFAAAALALVALAGCTSGGAEEESDPFMVEPRPPGAPDIDYDSPALQEARAAAGIEACAPGDRTSGPAVLPELTLPCLGGGEPVDLSTFEGPLLVNVWASFCGPCRHELPALQQFHEQYGDEVTVLGIDYNETRPDEAIALLDETGATFPQLIDVDLVLGTQRPFVPLREIPKTVVVDADGEVTVLPQSFDDLDDLLDAVAEPLGLDR, encoded by the coding sequence ATGAGGTCGGGACGGCGGCGTACGTCGCGGTTCGCCGCCGCCGCGCTCGCGCTCGTGGCGCTGGCGGGGTGCACGTCGGGCGGGGCGGAGGAGGAGAGCGACCCCTTCATGGTGGAGCCGCGGCCCCCCGGGGCGCCCGACATCGACTACGACAGTCCCGCGCTGCAGGAGGCGCGGGCCGCTGCCGGCATCGAGGCCTGCGCTCCCGGTGACCGGACCAGCGGGCCCGCCGTGTTGCCGGAGCTGACGCTGCCCTGCCTGGGTGGCGGGGAGCCGGTCGACCTCAGCACCTTCGAGGGACCGCTGCTCGTCAACGTGTGGGCCAGCTTCTGCGGCCCGTGCCGCCACGAGCTGCCGGCCCTGCAGCAGTTCCACGAGCAGTACGGCGACGAGGTGACCGTGCTCGGCATCGACTACAACGAGACGAGGCCCGACGAGGCCATCGCCCTGCTCGACGAGACGGGCGCGACGTTCCCGCAGCTGATCGACGTCGACCTCGTCCTCGGCACCCAGCGGCCGTTCGTGCCGCTGCGGGAGATCCCGAAGACCGTCGTCGTCGACGCCGACGGCGAGGTCACCGTCCTGCCGCAGAGCTTCGACGACCTGGACGACCTGCTGGACGCGGTGGCCGAGCCGCTGGGTCTCGACCGGTGA
- a CDS encoding NUDIX hydrolase, with the protein MTTTREDQVPDWLRPVTDALTEIRAEHLTAFTPPPGSSPRQGAVLMVFAEGDRGPELLLTERAHDMRSHPGQVSFPGGSLDPGENHEQAALREAWEEIGLDPASVHVVGRLPELWLPPSNFAVVPVVAWWASPGAVSVRSPQEVHAIHRVAIADLVDARWRRTIRGPSGWTSPGFLIGADHDVVLWGFTGGIIARLLDFIGWSEPWDESLTAELPSYMFSGVERANDRRAEPRVPPMADIEETDA; encoded by the coding sequence GTGACCACCACGCGCGAGGACCAGGTCCCCGACTGGCTCCGGCCGGTGACCGACGCGCTCACGGAGATCCGCGCCGAGCACCTCACGGCGTTCACGCCGCCGCCGGGCTCGAGCCCCCGCCAGGGTGCGGTGCTCATGGTGTTCGCCGAGGGCGACCGCGGACCGGAGCTGCTCCTCACCGAGCGGGCCCACGACATGCGGTCCCACCCCGGTCAGGTCTCCTTCCCCGGTGGTTCGCTGGACCCGGGGGAGAACCACGAGCAGGCCGCGCTCCGCGAGGCGTGGGAGGAGATCGGGCTCGATCCCGCCTCCGTCCACGTGGTGGGCCGGCTCCCCGAGCTCTGGCTCCCGCCCAGCAACTTCGCCGTGGTGCCGGTCGTCGCGTGGTGGGCCTCGCCCGGCGCGGTGTCGGTGCGCAGCCCGCAGGAGGTGCACGCCATCCACCGGGTGGCCATCGCGGACCTCGTGGACGCGCGCTGGCGCCGTACGATCCGGGGACCGTCGGGGTGGACCTCCCCGGGTTTCCTCATCGGCGCCGACCACGACGTGGTGCTGTGGGGCTTCACCGGCGGCATCATCGCGCGGCTGCTCGACTTCATCGGGTGGAGCGAGCCGTGGGACGAGTCGTTGACGGCGGAGCTGCCGTCCTACATGTTCTCCGGCGTGGAGCGAGCGAACGACCGACGGGCGGAGCCGCGGGTGCCGCCGATGGCCGACATCGAGGAGACCGACGCGTGA
- a CDS encoding MarP family serine protease translates to MNWLDWLLLVLVATYALSGYWQGFITGAFATIGLLAGGVAGIVVAPLLLGNADPGLAVSLGALFIVIVCASIGQASFQFFGAMARDRITWQPARAVDAVGGAALSVVAVLLVAWALGVAVAGTRIGGVTEAVRGSAVLSRVDSVLPGQADRLLGAFNSVVGSSFFPQYLEPFAPERIVEVDPGDPTTLNEVGVVQAQSRVLKIRGDNSCGRGVEGTGFLYGDDRLMTNAHVVAGVDEPRVELNGDWVDATVVLYDPQTDVAVLALDDDGLQPLAFAEGAEGESVAILGYPQDGPFDQQPARIRDAQQLRSPDIYGNDAVVRDVYSLRGLVRPGNSGGPIVNAGGEVVGVIFAASVTDADTGYALTTGQVADAAAEGIASGAEVSTGACAS, encoded by the coding sequence GTGAACTGGCTCGACTGGCTGCTCCTGGTGCTGGTGGCGACCTACGCGCTGTCGGGCTACTGGCAGGGCTTCATCACCGGTGCCTTCGCGACCATCGGCCTCCTCGCCGGAGGTGTCGCGGGCATCGTCGTCGCGCCGCTCCTGCTCGGCAACGCGGACCCGGGTCTCGCGGTGTCCCTCGGCGCGCTCTTCATCGTCATCGTGTGCGCGTCGATCGGGCAGGCGAGCTTCCAGTTCTTCGGCGCGATGGCCCGCGACCGCATCACGTGGCAGCCGGCACGCGCCGTGGACGCGGTCGGCGGTGCCGCGCTGAGCGTCGTGGCGGTGCTGCTCGTGGCGTGGGCCCTCGGCGTCGCCGTCGCGGGCACCCGCATCGGCGGCGTGACGGAGGCGGTGCGCGGCTCGGCCGTGCTGAGCCGCGTCGACAGCGTGCTGCCGGGCCAGGCCGACCGCCTCCTGGGCGCGTTCAACAGCGTGGTGGGGTCGTCGTTCTTCCCGCAGTACCTGGAGCCCTTCGCCCCCGAGCGCATCGTCGAGGTCGACCCCGGCGACCCGACCACCCTCAACGAGGTCGGCGTCGTGCAGGCGCAGTCGCGCGTGCTGAAGATCCGCGGTGACAACTCCTGCGGCCGCGGCGTGGAGGGCACGGGGTTCCTGTACGGCGACGACCGCCTCATGACGAACGCGCACGTGGTCGCGGGCGTCGACGAGCCGCGGGTGGAGCTGAACGGCGACTGGGTCGACGCCACGGTGGTGCTCTACGACCCGCAGACGGACGTCGCGGTGCTGGCGCTCGACGACGACGGCCTCCAGCCGCTGGCCTTCGCCGAGGGCGCGGAGGGCGAGAGCGTCGCGATCCTGGGCTACCCGCAGGACGGCCCCTTCGACCAGCAGCCGGCGCGGATCCGCGACGCGCAGCAGCTGCGCTCGCCCGACATCTACGGCAACGACGCGGTCGTGCGCGACGTCTACTCGCTGCGCGGCCTCGTGCGCCCCGGCAACTCGGGCGGTCCGATCGTGAACGCCGGCGGCGAGGTCGTCGGGGTCATCTTCGCGGCGTCGGTGACCGACGCCGACACGGGCTACGCGCTCACCACGGGCCAGGTGGCCGACGCCGCCGCCGAGGGCATCGCCAGCGGCGCCGAGGTCAGCACCGGCGCCTGCGCCAGCTGA
- a CDS encoding phage holin family protein has product MTTQPVKDDEPTIGQLVADASRDISTLVKKEIELAKTELKVSVKFGGVGIAFFVVAGFVAMLAVILLSLAFVYLIHWNGDGLALHWAYLIVTGAYLVITALFVLLGIKKVKKVRAPERTIRTAKEIPGALKGKA; this is encoded by the coding sequence ATGACGACCCAGCCGGTCAAGGACGACGAGCCCACCATCGGCCAGCTCGTCGCCGACGCGAGCCGCGACATCTCGACCCTGGTCAAGAAGGAGATCGAGCTCGCGAAGACCGAGCTCAAGGTCTCCGTGAAGTTCGGCGGCGTCGGCATCGCCTTCTTCGTGGTGGCCGGGTTCGTGGCGATGCTCGCCGTGATCCTGCTGTCGCTGGCGTTCGTCTACCTCATCCACTGGAACGGCGACGGGCTCGCGCTGCACTGGGCCTACCTGATCGTGACGGGTGCCTACCTGGTGATCACGGCGCTGTTCGTGCTGCTCGGCATCAAGAAGGTCAAGAAGGTCCGGGCGCCGGAGCGGACGATCCGCACGGCCAAGGAGATCCCGGGCGCGCTCAAGGGCAAGGCCTGA
- the acs gene encoding acetate--CoA ligase: MSENLSNLLKEERRFAPPAELAAAANVTQATYDEAAADRLAFWATQAERLSWGEPFTEVLDWSNPPFAKWFTGGKLNVAYNCVDRHVENGLGDKVAFHFVGEPGDTRDITYAELKDLVSQAANALTDLGVTAGDAVAIYMPMIPEAVVAMLACARLGAPHTVVFGGFSSDALASRIDGFGAKAVITSDGGYRRGAPSALKPAVDEALVKLGDASPVEKVLVVKRTGQDLPEGSWAEGRDVWWDDVVAGASTEHTPELFDAEHPLYVMYTSGTTGKPKGILHTSGGYLTQAAYTFWGTFDHKPETDVYWCTADIGWVTGHTYIVYGPTANAATQVLYEGTPDSPHKGRWWEIVQQTGATILYTAPTAIRTFMKWGKEIPAEYDLSSLRLLGSVGESINPEAYVWYRENIGAGSAPIVDTWWQTETGGHMISPMPGVTEAKPGSAMAAVPGIEVAVVDNDGKPVGNGEGGLLVVTSPWPGMLRTIWGDDERYKDTYWSHFGDLGYYFAGDGAKLDEDGAIWLLGRVDDVMNVSGHRLSTTEIESALVSHPKVAEAAVVGAADDTTGQAVCAFVILREEAGDGGADIVQELRTHVAKEIGPIAKPRQVMVVPELPKTRSGKIMRRLLRDVAEKREVGDVTTLADSSVMDLISKGLSSGSGD, from the coding sequence GTGAGCGAGAACCTGTCCAACCTGCTCAAGGAGGAGCGGCGCTTCGCCCCGCCCGCCGAGCTGGCGGCCGCCGCCAACGTCACGCAGGCGACGTACGACGAGGCTGCGGCCGACCGGCTCGCCTTCTGGGCGACGCAGGCCGAGCGCCTCAGCTGGGGCGAGCCGTTCACCGAGGTGCTGGACTGGTCGAACCCGCCCTTCGCGAAGTGGTTCACGGGCGGCAAGCTCAACGTCGCGTACAACTGCGTCGACCGCCACGTCGAGAACGGGCTGGGCGACAAGGTCGCGTTCCACTTCGTCGGCGAGCCGGGCGACACGCGCGACATCACCTACGCCGAGCTCAAGGACCTCGTGTCGCAGGCGGCCAACGCGCTGACCGACCTCGGCGTGACGGCCGGTGACGCCGTCGCGATCTACATGCCGATGATCCCCGAGGCCGTGGTCGCGATGCTGGCCTGCGCCCGCCTCGGCGCGCCGCACACCGTGGTCTTCGGCGGCTTCTCCTCCGACGCCCTCGCCAGCCGCATCGACGGCTTCGGCGCGAAGGCCGTCATCACCTCCGACGGCGGCTACCGCCGCGGCGCCCCCTCCGCGCTCAAGCCCGCCGTGGACGAGGCCCTCGTGAAGCTCGGCGACGCCTCCCCCGTCGAGAAGGTGCTCGTCGTCAAGCGCACCGGGCAGGACCTGCCCGAGGGCTCCTGGGCCGAGGGCCGCGACGTGTGGTGGGACGACGTCGTCGCCGGCGCCTCCACGGAGCACACGCCCGAGCTGTTCGACGCCGAGCACCCGCTCTACGTCATGTACACGTCCGGCACCACGGGCAAGCCGAAGGGCATCCTCCACACGTCGGGCGGCTACCTCACCCAGGCCGCCTACACGTTCTGGGGCACCTTCGACCACAAGCCCGAGACCGACGTCTACTGGTGCACCGCCGACATCGGCTGGGTCACCGGGCACACCTACATCGTCTACGGCCCGACGGCGAACGCCGCCACGCAGGTGCTGTACGAGGGCACGCCGGACTCGCCCCACAAGGGCCGCTGGTGGGAGATCGTGCAGCAGACGGGGGCGACGATCCTCTACACGGCGCCGACCGCGATCCGCACCTTCATGAAGTGGGGCAAGGAGATCCCGGCGGAGTACGACCTCTCCAGCCTCCGCCTGCTCGGCTCCGTGGGCGAGTCGATCAACCCCGAGGCCTACGTCTGGTACCGCGAGAACATCGGCGCCGGCTCCGCGCCCATCGTCGACACCTGGTGGCAGACCGAGACCGGCGGCCACATGATCTCGCCGATGCCCGGGGTCACCGAGGCCAAGCCCGGCTCCGCCATGGCCGCGGTGCCCGGCATCGAGGTCGCCGTCGTCGACAACGACGGCAAGCCCGTCGGCAACGGCGAGGGCGGGCTGCTCGTGGTCACCTCCCCGTGGCCCGGGATGCTCCGCACCATCTGGGGCGACGACGAGCGCTACAAGGACACCTACTGGTCCCACTTCGGGGACCTCGGCTACTACTTCGCCGGCGACGGGGCGAAGCTCGACGAGGACGGCGCCATCTGGCTGCTGGGCCGTGTCGACGACGTCATGAACGTGTCGGGCCACCGGCTCTCCACCACGGAGATCGAGTCGGCCCTCGTGTCGCACCCGAAGGTCGCCGAGGCGGCCGTCGTCGGTGCCGCCGACGACACCACCGGCCAGGCGGTCTGCGCCTTCGTCATCCTGCGCGAGGAGGCGGGCGACGGCGGCGCCGACATCGTGCAGGAGCTGCGCACGCACGTCGCGAAGGAGATCGGCCCGATCGCCAAGCCGCGCCAGGTCATGGTCGTGCCCGAGCTGCCCAAGACGCGGTCCGGCAAGATCATGCGCCGCCTGCTCCGCGACGTCGCCGAGAAGCGCGAGGTCGGGGACGTCACCACGCTGGCGGACTCGTCGGTGATGGACCTGATCTCGAAGGGGCTGTCCTCCGGCAGCGGCGACTGA
- a CDS encoding solute symporter family protein, whose amino-acid sequence MNQQFLTTSLFLFVVAITIGVTLWASRQTKTAADFYSGGRSFSGFQNGLAIGGDYMSAASFLGISGAIALYGYDGFLYSIGFLVAWLVALLLVAEMLRNAGRYTMADQLAFRMRQRPVRTAAATSTVIVSIFYLLAQMVGAGTLVALLLGVDSEAVKNIVIVGVGALMIFYVTVGGMKGTTYVQIIKAVLLMAGSALIVFLVLLKFDFNLSALLGEAADRSGQGDAFLQPGLQYGTTFLDRLDFLSLGIALVLGTAGLPHILIRFYTVPTAQDARKSVLWAIGLIGAFYLMTLVLGFGAAALIDTDEAGATGNLASPLLAQEVGGGEGSIGGAVLLALIAAVAFATILAVVAGLTLASSSSMAHDLYKGVFKRDQEVTEKQEVRVAKISAIVIGAIAIALAIPAQRLNIAFLVALAFAVAASANLPSILFNMFWKRFNTRGATWSIYGGLIASVGLVLLSPVTSGEETSLLPNADFALFPLNNPGLVSIPVGFLLGIIGTLTLRETAAEELYTELEVRALTGAGAEGAAQH is encoded by the coding sequence ATGAACCAGCAGTTCCTCACCACGTCGCTCTTCCTCTTCGTCGTCGCGATCACGATCGGCGTCACGCTCTGGGCGAGCCGGCAGACCAAGACCGCCGCCGACTTCTACTCCGGCGGCCGCTCCTTCTCGGGCTTCCAGAACGGCCTCGCGATCGGCGGCGACTACATGTCGGCCGCCTCGTTCCTCGGCATCTCCGGAGCGATCGCGCTCTACGGCTACGACGGCTTCCTCTACTCGATCGGCTTCCTCGTCGCCTGGCTCGTGGCCCTGCTCCTCGTCGCCGAGATGCTGCGCAACGCGGGTCGCTACACGATGGCCGACCAGCTGGCGTTCCGCATGCGGCAACGGCCCGTGCGCACGGCGGCGGCGACGTCGACCGTCATCGTGTCGATCTTCTACCTGCTCGCGCAGATGGTCGGCGCCGGCACGCTCGTCGCCCTGCTCCTCGGCGTCGACAGCGAGGCGGTCAAGAACATCGTCATCGTCGGCGTCGGCGCGCTCATGATCTTCTACGTCACGGTCGGCGGCATGAAGGGCACGACCTACGTGCAGATCATCAAGGCCGTGCTGCTCATGGCCGGCTCCGCGCTGATCGTCTTCCTGGTGCTGCTCAAGTTCGACTTCAACCTCTCGGCGCTGCTCGGCGAGGCCGCGGACCGCTCCGGCCAGGGCGACGCGTTCCTGCAGCCCGGCCTGCAGTACGGCACCACGTTCCTCGACCGCCTCGACTTCCTGTCGCTCGGCATCGCGCTCGTGCTCGGCACCGCCGGCCTGCCGCACATCCTCATCCGCTTCTACACGGTGCCGACGGCGCAGGACGCCCGGAAGTCGGTGCTCTGGGCGATCGGCCTCATCGGCGCCTTCTACCTGATGACGCTGGTGCTCGGCTTCGGCGCGGCCGCCCTCATCGACACCGACGAGGCGGGGGCGACGGGCAACCTGGCCTCCCCGCTGCTGGCCCAGGAGGTCGGCGGAGGCGAGGGCTCCATCGGCGGTGCCGTGCTCCTGGCCCTCATCGCCGCCGTCGCGTTCGCCACGATCCTCGCGGTCGTCGCCGGCCTGACGCTCGCGTCGTCCTCGTCGATGGCGCACGACCTCTACAAGGGCGTCTTCAAGCGCGACCAGGAGGTGACGGAGAAGCAGGAGGTGCGCGTCGCGAAGATCTCGGCGATCGTCATCGGTGCCATCGCCATCGCCCTGGCCATCCCGGCGCAGCGGCTCAACATCGCGTTCCTCGTGGCGCTCGCGTTCGCGGTCGCCGCCTCGGCGAACCTGCCGTCGATCCTCTTCAACATGTTCTGGAAGCGCTTCAACACGCGGGGCGCCACCTGGAGCATCTACGGCGGCCTCATCGCCTCCGTCGGCCTGGTGCTGCTCTCCCCCGTCACCTCGGGCGAGGAGACGTCGCTGCTGCCCAACGCCGACTTCGCGCTCTTCCCGCTCAACAACCCGGGGCTCGTGTCCATCCCGGTCGGCTTCCTGCTCGGCATCATCGGCACGCTGACGCTGCGGGAGACCGCGGCCGAGGAGCTGTACACCGAGCTCGAGGTCCGCGCCCTCACCGGCGCGGGTGCCGAGGGAGCGGCGCAGCACTGA
- a CDS encoding DUF485 domain-containing protein produces the protein MLSNWGGDFMNTKVIGNINLLLLFGLLQFVTTFGIAFLYARHSRTHLDPLARDLEQRFHEGTRR, from the coding sequence GTGCTCTCGAACTGGGGCGGCGACTTCATGAACACGAAGGTCATCGGCAACATCAACCTGCTGCTCCTCTTCGGGCTCCTCCAGTTCGTCACCACCTTCGGCATCGCGTTCCTGTACGCGCGCCACTCCCGCACCCACCTCGACCCGCTCGCGCGGGACCTCGAGCAGCGCTTCCACGAGGGGACCCGCCGATGA